The following are from one region of the Canis lupus dingo isolate Sandy chromosome 19, ASM325472v2, whole genome shotgun sequence genome:
- the PCDH10 gene encoding protocadherin-10 isoform X3, translating to MIVLLFFALLWMVEGVFSQLHYTVQEEQEHGTFVGNIAEDLGLDITKLSARRFQTVPNSRTPYLDLNLETGVLYVNEKIDREQICKQSPSCVLHLEVFLENPLELFRVEIEVLDINDNPPSFPEPDLTVEISESATPGTRFPLESAFDPDVGTNSLRDYEITPNSYFSLDVQTQGDGNRFAELVLEKPLDREQQAVHRYVLTAVDGGGGGGGGEGGGGGGEGGGGGGGLPPQQQRTGTALLTIRVLDSNDNVPAFDQPVYTVSLPENSPPGTLVIQLNATDPDEGQNGEVVYSFSSHISPRARELFGLSPRTGRLEVSGELDYEESPVYQVYVQAKDLGPNAVPAHCKVLVRVLDANDNAPEISFSTVKEAVSEGAAPGTVVALFSVTDRDSEENGQVQCELLGDVPFRLKSSFKNYYTIVTEAPLDREAGDSYTLTVVARDRGEPALSTSKSIQVQVSDVNDNAPRFSQPVYDVYVTENNVPGAYIYAVSATDRDEGANAQLAYSILECQIQGMSVFTYVSINSENGYLYALRSFDYEQLKDFSFQVEARDAGSPQALAGNATVNILIVDQNDNAPAIVAPLPGRNGTPAREALPRSAEPGYLLTRVAAVDADDGENARLTYSIVRGNEMNLFRMDWRTGELRTARRVPAKRDPQRPYELVIEVRDHGQPPLSSTATLVVQLVDGAVEPPGGGGGGSGGPGEHQRPSRSGGADASLDLTLILIIALGSVSFVFLLAMIVLAVRCQKEKKLNIYTCLASDCCLCCCCCGGGGSACCGRQARARKKKLSKSDIMLVQSSNVPSNPAQVPVEEAGGFGSHHHTQNYCYQVCLTPESAKTDLMFLKPCSPSRSADTEHNPCGAIVTGYTDQQPDIISNGSILSNETKHQRAELSYLVDRPRRVNSSAFQEADIVSSKDSGHGDSEQGDSDHDATNRGQSAGMDLFSNCTEECKALGHSDRCWMPSFVPADGRQAADYRSNLHVPGMDSVPDTEVFETPEAQPGAERSFSTFGKEKALHSTLERKELDGLLSNTRAPYKPPYLTRKRIC from the exons ATGATTGTGCTATTATTCTTTGCCTTGCTCTGGATGGTGGAAGGAGTCTTTTCCCAGCTTCACTACACAGTGCAGGAGGAGCAGGAACATGGCACTTTCGTGGGGAATATCGCTGAAGATCTGGGCCTGGACATTACAAAACTTTCAGCTCGCAGGTTTCAAACGGTGCCCAACTCGCGGACCCCTTACTTGGACCTCAACCTGGAGACCGGGGTGCTGTACGTGAACGAGAAGATTGACCGCGAGCAGATCTGCAAGCAGAGCCCCTCCTGCGTCCTGCACCTGGAGGTCTTCCTGGAGAACCCCCTCGAGCTGTTCCGGGTGGAGATCGAAGTGCTGGACATCAACGACAACCCCCCCTCCTTCCCGGAGCCGGACCTGACGGTGGAGATCTCGGAGAGCGCCACACCGGGCACCCGCTTCCCCCTGGAGAGCGCGTTCGACCCGGACGTGGGCACCAACTCCTTGCGCGACTACGAGATCACCCCCAACAGCTACTTCTCGCTGGACGTGCAGACCCAGGGGGATGGCAACCGGTTCGCGGAGCTGGTGCTGGAGAAGCCGCTGGACCGCGAGCAGCAAGCGGTGCACCGCTACGTGCTGACCGCGGTGgacgggggaggaggaggaggaggaggagagggaggcggaggaggaggagaaggaggaggggggggagggggcctgccCCCCCAACAGCAGCGCACCGGCACTGCCCTACTCACCATCCGAGTGCTGGACTCCAACGACAACGTGCCCGCCTTCGACCAACCCGTCTACACTGTGTCCCTGCCCGAGAACTCGCCACCCGGCACGCTCGTGATCCAGCTCAACGCCACGGACCCAGACGAGGGACAGAACGGCGAGGTGGTGTATTCCTTCAGCAGCCACATCTCGCCCCGGGCGCGGGAGCTCTTCGGACTGTCCCCGCGCACCGGGCGGCTGGAGGTGAGCGGCGAGCTCGACTACGAGGAGAGCCCGGTGTACCAGGTGTACGTGCAGGCCAAGGACCTGGGCCCCAACGCCGTGCCCGCGCACTGCAAGGTGCTGGTGCGGGTCCTGGATGCCAACGACAACGCGCCCGAGATCAGCTTCAGCACCGTGAAGGAGGCGGTGAGCGAGGGCGCGGCGCCCGGCACGGTGGTGGCCCTGTTCAGCGTGACCGACCGCGACTCGGAGGAGAACGGGCAGGTGCAGTGCGAGCTGCTGGGGGACGTGCCGTTCCGCCTCAAGTCCTCCTTCAAGAACTACTACACGATCGTGACCGAGGCCCCGCTGGACCGCGAGGCCGGGGACTCCTACACCCTGACGGTGGTGGCGCGGGACCGGGGCGAGCCGGCGCTCTCCACCAGCAAGTCCATCCAGGTGCAGGTGTCGGACGTGAACGACAACGCCCCGCGGTTCAGCCAGCCGGTCTACGACGTGTATGTGACCGAGAACAACGTGCCCGGCGCCTACATCTACGCCGTGAGCGCCACGGACCGCGACGAGGGCGCCAACGCCCAGCTCGCCTACTCCATCCTCGAGTGCCAGATCCAGGGCATGAGCGTCTTCACCTACGTGTCCATCAACTCCGAGAACGGCTACCTGTACGCCCTGCGCTCCTTCGACTACGAGCAGCTCAAGGACTTCAGCTTCCAGGTGGAGGCGCGGGACGCgggcagcccccaggccctggccggGAACGCCACGGTCAACATCCTCATCGTGGACCAGAACGACAATGCACCTGCCATCGTGGCGCCCCTGCCCGGGCGCAACGGGACCCCCGCGCGCGAGGCGCTGCCGCGGTCGGCGGAGCCCGGCTACCTGCTGACCCGCGTGGCCGCGGTGGACGCGGACGACGGCGAGAACGCCCGGCTCACCTACAGCATCGTGCGGGGCAACGAGATGAACCTGTTCCGCATGGACTGGCGCACCGGGGAGCTCCGCACCGCGCGCCGGGTGCCGGCCAAGCGCGACCCCCAGCGGCCTTACGAGCTGGTGATCGAGGTGCGCGACCACGGGCAGCCGCCCCTGTCGTCCACGGCCACGCTCGTGGTGCAGCTGGTGGACGGCGCCGTGGAGCcccccggcgggggcgggggcggcagcgggggccccggggagcaCCAGCGCCCCAGCCGCTCCGGCGGCGCGGACGCCTCGCTGGACCTCACCCTCATCCTCATCATCGCGCTGGGCTCCGTGTCCTTCGTGTTCCTGCTGGCCATGATCGTGCTCGCCGTGCGTtgccagaaggagaagaagctcAACATCTACACGTGCCTGGCCAGCGactgctgcctctgctgctgctgctgcggcggCGGGGGCTCCGCCTGCTGCGGCCGCCAGGCCCGGGCGCGCAAGAAGAAACTCAGCAAGTCGGACATCATGCTGGTGCAGAGCTCCAACGTCCCCAGCAACCCGGCGCAGGTGCCCGTGGAGGAGGCCGGGGGCTTCGGCTCCCACCACCACACCCAGAACTACTGCTACCAGGTCTGCTTGACCCCCGAGTCCGCCAAGACCGACCTGATGTTCCTGAAGCCCTGCAGCCCTTCGCGGAGTGCGGACACTGAGCACAACCCCTGTGGGGCCATCGTCACCGGCTACACAGACCAGCAGCCCGACATCATCTCCAACGGAAGCATTTTGTCCAACGAG actAAACACCAGCGAGCAGAGCTCAGCTATCTAGTTGACAGACCTCGCCGAGTTAACAG TTCTGCATTCCAGGAAGCCGACATAGTAAGCTCTAAGGACAGTGGTCATGGAGACAGTGAACAGGGAGATAGTGATCATGATGCCACCAACCGCGGCCAGTCAGCTG GTATGGATCTCTTCTCCAACTGCACTGAGGAATGCAAAGCGCTGGGCCACTCGGATCGGTGCTGGATGCCTTCTTTTGTCCCCGCCGACGGACGCCAGGCTGCTGATTATCGCAGCAATCTGCACGTTCCTGGTATGGACTCTGTTCCAGACACCGAGGTGTTTGAAACTCCAGAAGCCCAGCCTGGGGCAGAGAGGTCTTTCTCCACCTTTGGCAAAGAGAAGGCCCTTCACAGCACTCTGGAGAGGAAGGAGCTGGATGGACTGCTGTCTAATACACGAGCGCCTTACAAACCACCCTATTTGA
- the PCDH10 gene encoding protocadherin-10 isoform X2, whose translation MIVLLFFALLWMVEGVFSQLHYTVQEEQEHGTFVGNIAEDLGLDITKLSARRFQTVPNSRTPYLDLNLETGVLYVNEKIDREQICKQSPSCVLHLEVFLENPLELFRVEIEVLDINDNPPSFPEPDLTVEISESATPGTRFPLESAFDPDVGTNSLRDYEITPNSYFSLDVQTQGDGNRFAELVLEKPLDREQQAVHRYVLTAVDGGGGGGGGEGGGGGGEGGGGGGGLPPQQQRTGTALLTIRVLDSNDNVPAFDQPVYTVSLPENSPPGTLVIQLNATDPDEGQNGEVVYSFSSHISPRARELFGLSPRTGRLEVSGELDYEESPVYQVYVQAKDLGPNAVPAHCKVLVRVLDANDNAPEISFSTVKEAVSEGAAPGTVVALFSVTDRDSEENGQVQCELLGDVPFRLKSSFKNYYTIVTEAPLDREAGDSYTLTVVARDRGEPALSTSKSIQVQVSDVNDNAPRFSQPVYDVYVTENNVPGAYIYAVSATDRDEGANAQLAYSILECQIQGMSVFTYVSINSENGYLYALRSFDYEQLKDFSFQVEARDAGSPQALAGNATVNILIVDQNDNAPAIVAPLPGRNGTPAREALPRSAEPGYLLTRVAAVDADDGENARLTYSIVRGNEMNLFRMDWRTGELRTARRVPAKRDPQRPYELVIEVRDHGQPPLSSTATLVVQLVDGAVEPPGGGGGGSGGPGEHQRPSRSGGADASLDLTLILIIALGSVSFVFLLAMIVLAVRCQKEKKLNIYTCLASDCCLCCCCCGGGGSACCGRQARARKKKLSKSDIMLVQSSNVPSNPAQVPVEEAGGFGSHHHTQNYCYQVCLTPESAKTDLMFLKPCSPSRSADTEHNPCGAIVTGYTDQQPDIISNGSILSNETKHQRAELSYLVDRPRRVNSSAFQEADIVSSKDSGHGDSEQGDSDHDATNRGQSAGMDLFSNCTEECKALGHSDRCWMPSFVPADGRQAADYRSNLHVPGMDSVPDTEVFETPEAQPGAERSFSTFGKEKALHSTLERKELDGLLSNTRAPYKPPYLNHFHPLSYFVHWK comes from the exons ATGATTGTGCTATTATTCTTTGCCTTGCTCTGGATGGTGGAAGGAGTCTTTTCCCAGCTTCACTACACAGTGCAGGAGGAGCAGGAACATGGCACTTTCGTGGGGAATATCGCTGAAGATCTGGGCCTGGACATTACAAAACTTTCAGCTCGCAGGTTTCAAACGGTGCCCAACTCGCGGACCCCTTACTTGGACCTCAACCTGGAGACCGGGGTGCTGTACGTGAACGAGAAGATTGACCGCGAGCAGATCTGCAAGCAGAGCCCCTCCTGCGTCCTGCACCTGGAGGTCTTCCTGGAGAACCCCCTCGAGCTGTTCCGGGTGGAGATCGAAGTGCTGGACATCAACGACAACCCCCCCTCCTTCCCGGAGCCGGACCTGACGGTGGAGATCTCGGAGAGCGCCACACCGGGCACCCGCTTCCCCCTGGAGAGCGCGTTCGACCCGGACGTGGGCACCAACTCCTTGCGCGACTACGAGATCACCCCCAACAGCTACTTCTCGCTGGACGTGCAGACCCAGGGGGATGGCAACCGGTTCGCGGAGCTGGTGCTGGAGAAGCCGCTGGACCGCGAGCAGCAAGCGGTGCACCGCTACGTGCTGACCGCGGTGgacgggggaggaggaggaggaggaggagagggaggcggaggaggaggagaaggaggaggggggggagggggcctgccCCCCCAACAGCAGCGCACCGGCACTGCCCTACTCACCATCCGAGTGCTGGACTCCAACGACAACGTGCCCGCCTTCGACCAACCCGTCTACACTGTGTCCCTGCCCGAGAACTCGCCACCCGGCACGCTCGTGATCCAGCTCAACGCCACGGACCCAGACGAGGGACAGAACGGCGAGGTGGTGTATTCCTTCAGCAGCCACATCTCGCCCCGGGCGCGGGAGCTCTTCGGACTGTCCCCGCGCACCGGGCGGCTGGAGGTGAGCGGCGAGCTCGACTACGAGGAGAGCCCGGTGTACCAGGTGTACGTGCAGGCCAAGGACCTGGGCCCCAACGCCGTGCCCGCGCACTGCAAGGTGCTGGTGCGGGTCCTGGATGCCAACGACAACGCGCCCGAGATCAGCTTCAGCACCGTGAAGGAGGCGGTGAGCGAGGGCGCGGCGCCCGGCACGGTGGTGGCCCTGTTCAGCGTGACCGACCGCGACTCGGAGGAGAACGGGCAGGTGCAGTGCGAGCTGCTGGGGGACGTGCCGTTCCGCCTCAAGTCCTCCTTCAAGAACTACTACACGATCGTGACCGAGGCCCCGCTGGACCGCGAGGCCGGGGACTCCTACACCCTGACGGTGGTGGCGCGGGACCGGGGCGAGCCGGCGCTCTCCACCAGCAAGTCCATCCAGGTGCAGGTGTCGGACGTGAACGACAACGCCCCGCGGTTCAGCCAGCCGGTCTACGACGTGTATGTGACCGAGAACAACGTGCCCGGCGCCTACATCTACGCCGTGAGCGCCACGGACCGCGACGAGGGCGCCAACGCCCAGCTCGCCTACTCCATCCTCGAGTGCCAGATCCAGGGCATGAGCGTCTTCACCTACGTGTCCATCAACTCCGAGAACGGCTACCTGTACGCCCTGCGCTCCTTCGACTACGAGCAGCTCAAGGACTTCAGCTTCCAGGTGGAGGCGCGGGACGCgggcagcccccaggccctggccggGAACGCCACGGTCAACATCCTCATCGTGGACCAGAACGACAATGCACCTGCCATCGTGGCGCCCCTGCCCGGGCGCAACGGGACCCCCGCGCGCGAGGCGCTGCCGCGGTCGGCGGAGCCCGGCTACCTGCTGACCCGCGTGGCCGCGGTGGACGCGGACGACGGCGAGAACGCCCGGCTCACCTACAGCATCGTGCGGGGCAACGAGATGAACCTGTTCCGCATGGACTGGCGCACCGGGGAGCTCCGCACCGCGCGCCGGGTGCCGGCCAAGCGCGACCCCCAGCGGCCTTACGAGCTGGTGATCGAGGTGCGCGACCACGGGCAGCCGCCCCTGTCGTCCACGGCCACGCTCGTGGTGCAGCTGGTGGACGGCGCCGTGGAGCcccccggcgggggcgggggcggcagcgggggccccggggagcaCCAGCGCCCCAGCCGCTCCGGCGGCGCGGACGCCTCGCTGGACCTCACCCTCATCCTCATCATCGCGCTGGGCTCCGTGTCCTTCGTGTTCCTGCTGGCCATGATCGTGCTCGCCGTGCGTtgccagaaggagaagaagctcAACATCTACACGTGCCTGGCCAGCGactgctgcctctgctgctgctgctgcggcggCGGGGGCTCCGCCTGCTGCGGCCGCCAGGCCCGGGCGCGCAAGAAGAAACTCAGCAAGTCGGACATCATGCTGGTGCAGAGCTCCAACGTCCCCAGCAACCCGGCGCAGGTGCCCGTGGAGGAGGCCGGGGGCTTCGGCTCCCACCACCACACCCAGAACTACTGCTACCAGGTCTGCTTGACCCCCGAGTCCGCCAAGACCGACCTGATGTTCCTGAAGCCCTGCAGCCCTTCGCGGAGTGCGGACACTGAGCACAACCCCTGTGGGGCCATCGTCACCGGCTACACAGACCAGCAGCCCGACATCATCTCCAACGGAAGCATTTTGTCCAACGAG actAAACACCAGCGAGCAGAGCTCAGCTATCTAGTTGACAGACCTCGCCGAGTTAACAG TTCTGCATTCCAGGAAGCCGACATAGTAAGCTCTAAGGACAGTGGTCATGGAGACAGTGAACAGGGAGATAGTGATCATGATGCCACCAACCGCGGCCAGTCAGCTG GTATGGATCTCTTCTCCAACTGCACTGAGGAATGCAAAGCGCTGGGCCACTCGGATCGGTGCTGGATGCCTTCTTTTGTCCCCGCCGACGGACGCCAGGCTGCTGATTATCGCAGCAATCTGCACGTTCCTGGTATGGACTCTGTTCCAGACACCGAGGTGTTTGAAACTCCAGAAGCCCAGCCTGGGGCAGAGAGGTCTTTCTCCACCTTTGGCAAAGAGAAGGCCCTTCACAGCACTCTGGAGAGGAAGGAGCTGGATGGACTGCTGTCTAATACACGAGCGCCTTACAAACCACCCTATTTGA
- the PCDH10 gene encoding protocadherin-10 isoform X1 translates to MIVLLFFALLWMVEGVFSQLHYTVQEEQEHGTFVGNIAEDLGLDITKLSARRFQTVPNSRTPYLDLNLETGVLYVNEKIDREQICKQSPSCVLHLEVFLENPLELFRVEIEVLDINDNPPSFPEPDLTVEISESATPGTRFPLESAFDPDVGTNSLRDYEITPNSYFSLDVQTQGDGNRFAELVLEKPLDREQQAVHRYVLTAVDGGGGGGGGEGGGGGGEGGGGGGGLPPQQQRTGTALLTIRVLDSNDNVPAFDQPVYTVSLPENSPPGTLVIQLNATDPDEGQNGEVVYSFSSHISPRARELFGLSPRTGRLEVSGELDYEESPVYQVYVQAKDLGPNAVPAHCKVLVRVLDANDNAPEISFSTVKEAVSEGAAPGTVVALFSVTDRDSEENGQVQCELLGDVPFRLKSSFKNYYTIVTEAPLDREAGDSYTLTVVARDRGEPALSTSKSIQVQVSDVNDNAPRFSQPVYDVYVTENNVPGAYIYAVSATDRDEGANAQLAYSILECQIQGMSVFTYVSINSENGYLYALRSFDYEQLKDFSFQVEARDAGSPQALAGNATVNILIVDQNDNAPAIVAPLPGRNGTPAREALPRSAEPGYLLTRVAAVDADDGENARLTYSIVRGNEMNLFRMDWRTGELRTARRVPAKRDPQRPYELVIEVRDHGQPPLSSTATLVVQLVDGAVEPPGGGGGGSGGPGEHQRPSRSGGADASLDLTLILIIALGSVSFVFLLAMIVLAVRCQKEKKLNIYTCLASDCCLCCCCCGGGGSACCGRQARARKKKLSKSDIMLVQSSNVPSNPAQVPVEEAGGFGSHHHTQNYCYQVCLTPESAKTDLMFLKPCSPSRSADTEHNPCGAIVTGYTDQQPDIISNGSILSNETKHQRAELSYLVDRPRRVNSSAFQEADIVSSKDSGHGDSEQGDSDHDATNRGQSAGMDLFSNCTEECKALGHSDRCWMPSFVPADGRQAADYRSNLHVPGMDSVPDTEVFETPEAQPGAERSFSTFGKEKALHSTLERKELDGLLSNTRAPYKPPYLKMWRQLCGETHVVRDRGLSTDT, encoded by the exons ATGATTGTGCTATTATTCTTTGCCTTGCTCTGGATGGTGGAAGGAGTCTTTTCCCAGCTTCACTACACAGTGCAGGAGGAGCAGGAACATGGCACTTTCGTGGGGAATATCGCTGAAGATCTGGGCCTGGACATTACAAAACTTTCAGCTCGCAGGTTTCAAACGGTGCCCAACTCGCGGACCCCTTACTTGGACCTCAACCTGGAGACCGGGGTGCTGTACGTGAACGAGAAGATTGACCGCGAGCAGATCTGCAAGCAGAGCCCCTCCTGCGTCCTGCACCTGGAGGTCTTCCTGGAGAACCCCCTCGAGCTGTTCCGGGTGGAGATCGAAGTGCTGGACATCAACGACAACCCCCCCTCCTTCCCGGAGCCGGACCTGACGGTGGAGATCTCGGAGAGCGCCACACCGGGCACCCGCTTCCCCCTGGAGAGCGCGTTCGACCCGGACGTGGGCACCAACTCCTTGCGCGACTACGAGATCACCCCCAACAGCTACTTCTCGCTGGACGTGCAGACCCAGGGGGATGGCAACCGGTTCGCGGAGCTGGTGCTGGAGAAGCCGCTGGACCGCGAGCAGCAAGCGGTGCACCGCTACGTGCTGACCGCGGTGgacgggggaggaggaggaggaggaggagagggaggcggaggaggaggagaaggaggaggggggggagggggcctgccCCCCCAACAGCAGCGCACCGGCACTGCCCTACTCACCATCCGAGTGCTGGACTCCAACGACAACGTGCCCGCCTTCGACCAACCCGTCTACACTGTGTCCCTGCCCGAGAACTCGCCACCCGGCACGCTCGTGATCCAGCTCAACGCCACGGACCCAGACGAGGGACAGAACGGCGAGGTGGTGTATTCCTTCAGCAGCCACATCTCGCCCCGGGCGCGGGAGCTCTTCGGACTGTCCCCGCGCACCGGGCGGCTGGAGGTGAGCGGCGAGCTCGACTACGAGGAGAGCCCGGTGTACCAGGTGTACGTGCAGGCCAAGGACCTGGGCCCCAACGCCGTGCCCGCGCACTGCAAGGTGCTGGTGCGGGTCCTGGATGCCAACGACAACGCGCCCGAGATCAGCTTCAGCACCGTGAAGGAGGCGGTGAGCGAGGGCGCGGCGCCCGGCACGGTGGTGGCCCTGTTCAGCGTGACCGACCGCGACTCGGAGGAGAACGGGCAGGTGCAGTGCGAGCTGCTGGGGGACGTGCCGTTCCGCCTCAAGTCCTCCTTCAAGAACTACTACACGATCGTGACCGAGGCCCCGCTGGACCGCGAGGCCGGGGACTCCTACACCCTGACGGTGGTGGCGCGGGACCGGGGCGAGCCGGCGCTCTCCACCAGCAAGTCCATCCAGGTGCAGGTGTCGGACGTGAACGACAACGCCCCGCGGTTCAGCCAGCCGGTCTACGACGTGTATGTGACCGAGAACAACGTGCCCGGCGCCTACATCTACGCCGTGAGCGCCACGGACCGCGACGAGGGCGCCAACGCCCAGCTCGCCTACTCCATCCTCGAGTGCCAGATCCAGGGCATGAGCGTCTTCACCTACGTGTCCATCAACTCCGAGAACGGCTACCTGTACGCCCTGCGCTCCTTCGACTACGAGCAGCTCAAGGACTTCAGCTTCCAGGTGGAGGCGCGGGACGCgggcagcccccaggccctggccggGAACGCCACGGTCAACATCCTCATCGTGGACCAGAACGACAATGCACCTGCCATCGTGGCGCCCCTGCCCGGGCGCAACGGGACCCCCGCGCGCGAGGCGCTGCCGCGGTCGGCGGAGCCCGGCTACCTGCTGACCCGCGTGGCCGCGGTGGACGCGGACGACGGCGAGAACGCCCGGCTCACCTACAGCATCGTGCGGGGCAACGAGATGAACCTGTTCCGCATGGACTGGCGCACCGGGGAGCTCCGCACCGCGCGCCGGGTGCCGGCCAAGCGCGACCCCCAGCGGCCTTACGAGCTGGTGATCGAGGTGCGCGACCACGGGCAGCCGCCCCTGTCGTCCACGGCCACGCTCGTGGTGCAGCTGGTGGACGGCGCCGTGGAGCcccccggcgggggcgggggcggcagcgggggccccggggagcaCCAGCGCCCCAGCCGCTCCGGCGGCGCGGACGCCTCGCTGGACCTCACCCTCATCCTCATCATCGCGCTGGGCTCCGTGTCCTTCGTGTTCCTGCTGGCCATGATCGTGCTCGCCGTGCGTtgccagaaggagaagaagctcAACATCTACACGTGCCTGGCCAGCGactgctgcctctgctgctgctgctgcggcggCGGGGGCTCCGCCTGCTGCGGCCGCCAGGCCCGGGCGCGCAAGAAGAAACTCAGCAAGTCGGACATCATGCTGGTGCAGAGCTCCAACGTCCCCAGCAACCCGGCGCAGGTGCCCGTGGAGGAGGCCGGGGGCTTCGGCTCCCACCACCACACCCAGAACTACTGCTACCAGGTCTGCTTGACCCCCGAGTCCGCCAAGACCGACCTGATGTTCCTGAAGCCCTGCAGCCCTTCGCGGAGTGCGGACACTGAGCACAACCCCTGTGGGGCCATCGTCACCGGCTACACAGACCAGCAGCCCGACATCATCTCCAACGGAAGCATTTTGTCCAACGAG actAAACACCAGCGAGCAGAGCTCAGCTATCTAGTTGACAGACCTCGCCGAGTTAACAG TTCTGCATTCCAGGAAGCCGACATAGTAAGCTCTAAGGACAGTGGTCATGGAGACAGTGAACAGGGAGATAGTGATCATGATGCCACCAACCGCGGCCAGTCAGCTG GTATGGATCTCTTCTCCAACTGCACTGAGGAATGCAAAGCGCTGGGCCACTCGGATCGGTGCTGGATGCCTTCTTTTGTCCCCGCCGACGGACGCCAGGCTGCTGATTATCGCAGCAATCTGCACGTTCCTGGTATGGACTCTGTTCCAGACACCGAGGTGTTTGAAACTCCAGAAGCCCAGCCTGGGGCAGAGAGGTCTTTCTCCACCTTTGGCAAAGAGAAGGCCCTTCACAGCACTCTGGAGAGGAAGGAGCTGGATGGACTGCTGTCTAATACACGAGCGCCTTACAAACCACCCTATTTGA